A region of Nitrospinota bacterium DNA encodes the following proteins:
- a CDS encoding DUF4912 domain-containing protein → MTDELTNLTKAELMALAAKKKLQVSSSMKKEEIIKMLKPAKAVKSAVSAKASKQKGFLSAAGKAKKQAAKPAAKSVKAKAVKPAVAPVRKEAPKAGIKAASGKTKAKAPEKAMAKAGQAKAKPVVRAAKPVKAKPALVAVKSLVRKTPVKKAPFAPAVQASMPPVEKRMEYKTAVNDSNTGPTRSTVSAAVMSGVSAGPKLSQPKPAIQQGAGRVQEPVAKVETPKPAKAPAVKAPAAKPAAAKPALAKAQSRESGRQAPLSRNVAAQTNGRGWDIKIDEKKFFIADEAYDYPKAETSNLPSEYGDTRIIALARDPYKLYLYWELQGGAVERARAALGKDWAQVRWSLRIFDVSGLAEGFHRYFDVDVNPNSGSMYLEVDRADCEYVVTMGLKDETGRFEQVASSNRSRTPRAEASSSTDAEWTVPDDLFARIYGLSGGYMAGSGSLESSMFSLPGVSSLAVSSWQSVSSFEVSSFGASEQMAARAKKRGFFFWLDCELIVYGGTEPDAKVTMMGKKINLRPDGTFTARFFLPDGIFDIPVTAESSDGVEKREISPTVTRATRRKEEFLIPEEEWLKK, encoded by the coding sequence ATGACGGATGAACTGACAAACCTTACCAAGGCCGAGCTTATGGCGTTGGCGGCGAAGAAGAAACTACAGGTTTCGTCATCCATGAAGAAGGAAGAAATCATAAAAATGTTAAAACCGGCCAAGGCCGTTAAATCGGCTGTGTCCGCCAAGGCTTCAAAGCAGAAAGGCTTCTTGAGCGCCGCTGGGAAGGCCAAGAAGCAAGCCGCCAAACCGGCGGCCAAGTCCGTAAAAGCCAAGGCTGTAAAACCGGCCGTCGCCCCGGTCAGGAAAGAAGCTCCAAAAGCCGGAATCAAGGCGGCTTCCGGCAAGACAAAGGCCAAGGCTCCGGAAAAGGCGATGGCTAAAGCGGGGCAGGCCAAAGCGAAGCCTGTTGTAAGGGCCGCAAAACCGGTAAAAGCCAAACCCGCGCTGGTGGCGGTGAAGTCACTAGTCAGGAAAACACCGGTTAAAAAAGCGCCATTTGCTCCGGCTGTCCAGGCTTCCATGCCGCCGGTGGAAAAGCGGATGGAGTATAAAACGGCGGTTAACGACTCCAACACAGGGCCCACGAGATCCACTGTTTCAGCGGCGGTGATGTCCGGGGTTTCCGCGGGGCCCAAGCTCTCCCAGCCCAAACCTGCAATACAGCAGGGGGCGGGAAGGGTTCAGGAGCCCGTGGCAAAGGTGGAAACGCCAAAGCCCGCGAAAGCTCCAGCGGTTAAAGCGCCTGCGGCGAAACCGGCGGCGGCAAAACCCGCTCTGGCGAAGGCGCAGTCCAGGGAGTCCGGCAGGCAAGCGCCTCTTTCCAGGAATGTGGCCGCCCAGACCAATGGCCGGGGGTGGGACATAAAAATAGACGAAAAAAAATTTTTCATAGCCGACGAGGCCTACGACTACCCCAAGGCAGAAACGTCCAATTTGCCGTCCGAGTATGGCGATACCAGGATAATAGCCCTGGCGCGGGACCCTTATAAGCTATACCTGTACTGGGAACTGCAGGGTGGCGCGGTGGAGCGGGCCCGGGCGGCCTTGGGCAAGGATTGGGCGCAGGTGCGCTGGTCGTTGAGGATTTTCGATGTCAGCGGGCTTGCCGAGGGTTTTCACCGGTATTTTGACGTGGATGTGAACCCCAATTCGGGGAGCATGTATCTGGAAGTGGACCGGGCGGACTGCGAATATGTGGTCACCATGGGCCTGAAAGATGAAACCGGGCGGTTCGAGCAGGTGGCAAGCTCCAACAGGTCCCGCACACCCCGGGCCGAGGCATCCTCCTCCACCGACGCCGAATGGACTGTGCCGGACGACCTGTTCGCCCGGATCTACGGCCTTTCCGGCGGCTACATGGCGGGGTCTGGAAGCCTGGAGTCATCAATGTTCTCTCTGCCCGGCGTCTCGTCGCTGGCGGTTTCCAGCTGGCAATCGGTATCCAGTTTCGAGGTGTCCAGTTTTGGCGCTTCGGAGCAAATGGCCGCCCGCGCAAAGAAACGGGGCTTCTTTTTCTGGCTGGATTGCGAGCTGATAGTTTACGGCGGCACCGAGCCGGACGCGAAAGTTACCATGATGGGCAAGAAAATCAACCTCCGGCCCGATGGCACTTTTACAGCCAGGTTCTTCCTGCCTGATGGCATATTCGACATACCTGTAACCGCCGAATCATCCGATGGGGTGGAGAAACGGGAGATTTCCCCCACAGTTACCCGCGCCACCCGCCGCAAGGAGGAGTTTTTGATACCGGAAGAGGAGTGGCTTAAAAAGTAG
- a CDS encoding dephospho-CoA kinase codes for MPLIGLTGGYASGKSSVTAMFRELGADVIDCDILARQVVEPGAEGLAQVKEKFGPGVISEDGTLNRAALGAIVFNDRGKLNALEAVLHPHIRQRLFAQSQKLLAADPRRIVIVDAALLFETELSRHMDKCIAVTCLKAQQVERGAKRDKISPQDAEKRVALQMPISQKTALADYVVDNSGSAAATRAQVEQIWNSLKEVGK; via the coding sequence ATGCCGTTAATCGGGTTGACCGGGGGGTACGCCTCTGGGAAAAGCTCCGTCACCGCCATGTTCCGCGAACTTGGCGCCGACGTGATAGATTGCGACATCCTGGCCCGGCAGGTGGTGGAGCCTGGCGCCGAAGGGCTGGCCCAGGTTAAAGAAAAATTCGGGCCGGGAGTTATAAGTGAAGACGGAACCCTGAACCGCGCCGCGCTTGGAGCCATAGTGTTCAACGACAGGGGAAAACTTAATGCGCTGGAGGCGGTTCTCCACCCCCACATCCGCCAAAGGCTTTTCGCGCAGTCTCAAAAACTTTTGGCCGCCGACCCCAGGAGGATCGTAATAGTGGACGCGGCCCTCCTTTTCGAGACGGAGTTGAGCCGCCATATGGATAAATGCATCGCGGTCACCTGTCTTAAAGCGCAACAGGTGGAACGGGGCGCGAAAAGGGACAAAATCAGCCCGCAGGACGCTGAAAAAAGAGTGGCCCTCCAGATGCCCATTTCGCAAAAAACGGCCCTGGCGGATTACGTGGTGGACAATTCCGGCTCCGCCGCCGCCACCCGGGCTCAGGTCGAGCAAATCTGGAACAGCCTCAAAGAAGTGGGGAAATAA
- a CDS encoding outer membrane beta-barrel protein encodes MRLAALLTAVAMFLATPSLAADNDGGWTGSFNIIAGQRNITQKYWEPVESQTVVGMEAAFGKEYWPAHFLVTAHSSRKSADAIASSGGGTYAVTGTTVELGVGAKTNFRLDNIEPYLAAGVSWTTAKIEGGSTSTPTGSDTDSNRAGYFGAVGLNYIFFENFQVGGSVRILEGTEVNLFDSKGDADHIQYAFLFGWLF; translated from the coding sequence ATGAGACTTGCGGCGCTTCTAACGGCTGTGGCCATGTTCCTTGCCACCCCATCCCTGGCGGCGGATAACGACGGCGGCTGGACGGGAAGTTTCAACATCATCGCGGGGCAAAGAAATATCACCCAAAAATATTGGGAGCCCGTGGAGTCCCAAACCGTTGTTGGGATGGAAGCGGCGTTCGGCAAAGAATATTGGCCCGCGCATTTCTTGGTGACCGCCCATTCTTCACGCAAAAGCGCCGACGCGATAGCCTCTTCCGGCGGGGGGACTTACGCCGTAACCGGAACCACTGTTGAGCTGGGCGTGGGGGCCAAAACCAATTTCAGGCTGGATAATATCGAGCCGTACCTCGCCGCGGGGGTTTCATGGACCACGGCCAAAATTGAGGGGGGATCCACATCCACCCCCACCGGGTCGGATACCGATTCCAACCGGGCGGGCTATTTCGGGGCCGTGGGGCTCAATTACATATTCTTCGAGAATTTCCAGGTGGGCGGGAGCGTGCGAATACTTGAAGGCACCGAGGTGAACCTGTTCGACTCCAAGGGGGACGCCGACCACATCCAGTACGCGTTCCTGTTCGGCTGGCTTTTCTAA
- a CDS encoding protein-L-isoaspartate(D-aspartate) O-methyltransferase, which translates to MLETHLRGRGITNPDVLSAMEDVPRERFVDKAFYYNAYDDNPLPIGLGQTISQPYIVALMTQVLRPKPTDKVLEVGTGSGYQAAVISRIVERVYTIEIVKLLADEAAKRFRELGYDNIESRAGDGYGGWVEHAPFDKIIVTAAAPIVPKPLEEQLAEGGLLVMPVGGSYVQDLLLGEKRGGVVSYKNIAAVRFVPLTGKAEER; encoded by the coding sequence ATGCTGGAAACCCACCTCCGGGGCCGTGGCATCACCAATCCCGATGTCCTGTCCGCCATGGAGGATGTTCCGCGGGAACGGTTTGTGGACAAAGCCTTCTACTACAACGCGTACGACGATAATCCCCTGCCCATTGGCCTTGGGCAAACCATAAGCCAGCCGTATATAGTTGCGCTGATGACCCAGGTTTTGCGCCCCAAACCCACAGACAAGGTTTTGGAGGTGGGCACCGGCTCCGGATACCAGGCGGCGGTAATCTCCCGCATTGTGGAGCGGGTGTACACCATCGAGATAGTAAAACTCCTGGCCGACGAGGCCGCAAAGCGGTTTCGCGAGTTAGGGTACGACAATATAGAATCCCGGGCTGGCGACGGATATGGCGGCTGGGTAGAGCATGCCCCTTTCGACAAGATAATAGTGACCGCCGCCGCTCCCATCGTGCCCAAACCGCTGGAGGAACAGTTAGCCGAGGGGGGCCTGCTGGTGATGCCCGTGGGCGGCTCGTATGTTCAAGACCTCCTGCTGGGCGAGAAAAGGGGGGGTGTGGTAAGCTACAAAAACATCGCCGCCGTCCGGTTTGTGCCGCTGACCGGCAAGGCTGAAGAACGTTGA
- a CDS encoding methyltransferase domain-containing protein — MNATPADYDAWYATPRGRWISDIEFHSLWRLLSPRPGDSMLDAGCGTGHFTRRFQSAGLRVTGLDKSWPHIAFAQSSVGGAFAQGSAEALPFSDKSFDYCVAVTSLCFVANPAGAVKEMARVARKGLALGLLNTNSLLYLSKSGTGGYAGARWDTAQEARQWIENAIPCARAITSHSVFIPSGGMFSRVVELVTPSSIPLGGFIAIGSVFDHLEGVWGK, encoded by the coding sequence ATGAACGCCACTCCTGCTGATTACGACGCATGGTATGCCACACCCAGGGGACGGTGGATTAGTGACATCGAATTCCACTCGCTCTGGCGATTATTGTCCCCCAGGCCGGGCGATTCCATGCTTGACGCAGGATGTGGTACGGGCCATTTCACGCGAAGATTCCAAAGCGCCGGCCTGCGCGTGACCGGGCTGGACAAGAGTTGGCCCCACATCGCGTTCGCCCAATCGTCAGTGGGCGGCGCATTCGCCCAAGGCTCCGCCGAGGCCCTTCCATTCAGCGATAAATCTTTTGACTATTGCGTAGCGGTGACAAGCCTTTGTTTTGTCGCCAATCCAGCCGGAGCGGTGAAGGAGATGGCCAGAGTCGCCCGGAAAGGCTTGGCGCTTGGGCTGTTGAACACAAACAGCCTTCTGTATCTGTCGAAAAGCGGGACAGGGGGTTATGCCGGAGCCAGGTGGGACACCGCCCAAGAAGCCAGACAATGGATTGAAAACGCCATCCCATGCGCCAGGGCTATCACCAGCCATAGCGTCTTTATTCCATCTGGCGGAATGTTCAGCCGAGTGGTTGAGCTTGTCACGCCTTCCTCAATTCCCTTGGGGGGATTCATCGCTATCGGCTCTGTCTTTGATCATCTTGAGGGCGTGTGGGGTAAATAG
- a CDS encoding DUF1957 domain-containing protein produces MMKGYLALVLHAHLPFVRHPEHEEFLEEDWLFEAITETYISLLTIFEGLKKDGVRFRVTMTLSPTLISMLRDELLQERYLKRLGKLTDLAELEIGRTRFSPKLNELAAMYRWRFEEARELFEKKYNCDLVGAFKTFQDEGYIEIITCAATHGYLPLLAVNEAAVKAQIKVACQQYETVFGRKARGIWLPECGYQPGFETYLKDEGILFFFTDAHGVLHAEPRPRYGVFAPIYTKDGVAVFGRDVESSRQVWSARDGYPGDPVYRDFYRDIGFDMDIEYLKDYLAPDNLRKMTGIKYNRITSRESGDKELYVYKDALNRASEHADDFVRRRMEQIERLEGLMDRPPLIVAPYDAELFGHWWFEGPEFLNFVLRKCAMESDRLETITPYDYIRIFPANQMAAPSASSWGHKGYSEVWLDESNDWIYRHLHKAADRMVELARVKREGNNGLIERALNQAARELLLAQSSDWAFIMKTGTMSQYAEKRTKEHLARFNRLYDDVVHDSVDEGYLKELEGSDNIFPDINWRVYTA; encoded by the coding sequence ATGATGAAAGGCTATCTGGCCCTGGTTCTGCATGCCCATCTACCCTTTGTGCGTCATCCGGAGCATGAGGAGTTCCTGGAGGAGGACTGGCTTTTTGAAGCCATAACCGAAACCTACATATCCCTCCTGACCATTTTCGAGGGGCTGAAAAAAGACGGGGTGAGGTTCCGGGTGACCATGACCCTGTCGCCTACGCTGATATCCATGCTCCGCGACGAGCTTTTGCAGGAGCGCTACCTTAAAAGGCTCGGCAAGCTTACAGACCTGGCGGAACTGGAGATAGGACGCACCCGATTCTCCCCAAAGCTCAACGAACTGGCCGCCATGTACCGCTGGAGGTTCGAGGAGGCCCGGGAACTTTTCGAGAAAAAATACAACTGCGACCTGGTGGGGGCTTTCAAGACATTCCAGGACGAGGGGTACATAGAAATAATCACCTGCGCCGCCACCCATGGCTACCTGCCCCTGCTGGCGGTGAATGAGGCGGCTGTGAAGGCCCAGATAAAGGTGGCCTGCCAGCAATATGAAACCGTTTTCGGCAGGAAAGCCCGGGGCATCTGGCTTCCGGAATGCGGTTACCAGCCGGGGTTCGAGACGTACCTTAAGGATGAGGGCATCCTTTTCTTTTTCACTGACGCCCACGGGGTGCTTCACGCCGAGCCCCGCCCACGCTATGGTGTGTTCGCCCCCATTTACACAAAAGACGGCGTGGCGGTGTTCGGGCGGGACGTGGAATCCTCCCGGCAGGTGTGGAGCGCGCGGGACGGGTATCCCGGCGACCCGGTTTACCGGGACTTTTACCGGGACATCGGGTTCGACATGGACATCGAATATTTGAAAGATTACCTAGCGCCGGACAACCTGCGGAAAATGACCGGCATAAAATACAACCGGATCACCAGCAGGGAATCCGGCGACAAGGAGCTTTACGTTTACAAAGACGCCTTGAACCGCGCTTCGGAGCACGCCGACGATTTCGTGAGGCGCCGCATGGAGCAGATAGAGAGGCTGGAGGGGTTGATGGACAGGCCACCGCTCATCGTGGCCCCTTACGACGCGGAGCTTTTCGGCCATTGGTGGTTCGAGGGGCCGGAATTCCTGAATTTCGTACTCCGCAAATGCGCCATGGAAAGCGACAGGCTGGAGACCATAACGCCCTACGATTACATAAGGATATTCCCGGCCAACCAGATGGCGGCCCCATCCGCCTCGTCCTGGGGGCACAAGGGTTATTCCGAAGTCTGGCTGGATGAGAGCAACGACTGGATATACCGCCATCTCCACAAAGCCGCCGACCGCATGGTGGAACTGGCCCGGGTGAAAAGGGAAGGGAACAACGGGCTCATCGAGCGGGCTTTGAACCAGGCCGCGCGGGAGCTTTTACTGGCGCAATCATCGGACTGGGCGTTCATCATGAAAACCGGCACCATGTCCCAATACGCCGAGAAACGCACCAAAGAGCACCTGGCCCGGTTCAACCGGCTGTATGACGACGTTGTCCACGACTCGGTGGATGAAGGTTATCTCAAGGAACTGGAGGGTTCCGACAACATCTTTCCGGACATCAACTGGCGCGTTTATACGGCGTAG
- a CDS encoding DUF3536 domain-containing protein: MKKYICVHGHFYQPPRENPWLEIIEVQDSANPYHDWNERINRECYAPNTVSRVMGADGRVAALENNFEMMSFNIGPTLFSWLEKNDPDTYLRVIDADKYSRWENDGHGSAIAQAYNHIIMPLASDRDKETQIKWGLADFIYRFGRKPEGMWLPETAVDKKTLQMLADHGISFTILAQSQAKAVKEKGTTEWQSLSSGIDPSRSYLCELDGGRSINLFFYDGPISQAVAFEGLLASGDRFIERLKTGFSDARQWPQLLHIATDGETYGHHHRFGEMALTYALNKFKESEDVILTNYGQFLSIHPPTLLVDIHDNSSWSCAHGVERWRSDCGCKIGSGPGWNQKWRGPLRRSLEILKVELDSVFENEGEKVFKDPWEARNAYIEVILDRTRLAPFLEEHARRPLQGEDRIKAAKLMEFQRNAMLMFTSCGWFFDDVSGIETQQILKYAARAIQLCEDVSTARPEKEFLKALKEAKSNIPQNGDAEKIYCKHALPEKASLARVMANSAIVAALNQGGADGLGESYAVVENDRVSEDYGDNTLSLCRAEVSSSVTLESASFLVATLRLGGSDVTCFVKPDGDELSFGPAVNEIYSAWRRKPLTEVIRKLDSNFEGGETFMLKDLFIEQRRKTVAGLMSHHVSRFTDTYKQLFFENRRMMDYFTDAGVPIPSELRMAAQYILEKELLSVTRDLENADNLDKLADLMWDIQRWGLDVNLNEARKAAEADLWKKMNGVVKAHDLSPVPSMIKTLLSLNAAGLQIDLWRMQNLFAEVYFESGRAKDDPFYGSRQLKKLGILLSFSYAEPKTREA, from the coding sequence TTGAAGAAATATATTTGCGTCCACGGGCATTTTTACCAGCCGCCCAGGGAAAACCCATGGCTTGAGATCATCGAAGTCCAGGATTCGGCCAACCCATACCACGACTGGAACGAGCGGATAAACCGGGAATGTTACGCGCCCAACACCGTGTCGCGGGTGATGGGGGCCGATGGGCGCGTGGCGGCGCTGGAAAACAATTTCGAGATGATGAGTTTCAACATAGGCCCCACCCTGTTTTCCTGGCTGGAGAAGAACGACCCGGACACCTATCTGCGCGTTATCGACGCGGACAAGTACAGCCGCTGGGAGAACGACGGCCACGGCTCGGCCATCGCCCAGGCTTATAACCACATCATAATGCCCCTGGCTTCCGACCGGGACAAGGAAACGCAGATAAAATGGGGCCTGGCCGATTTCATCTACCGGTTCGGCAGAAAACCGGAGGGCATGTGGCTTCCCGAGACGGCGGTGGACAAAAAAACCCTCCAGATGCTGGCCGATCACGGAATCTCGTTCACCATACTGGCCCAGTCTCAAGCCAAGGCGGTGAAAGAGAAGGGGACTACGGAGTGGCAATCCCTAAGTAGCGGCATAGACCCAAGCCGTTCCTATCTTTGCGAGCTGGACGGGGGGCGCTCCATCAACCTGTTCTTCTACGACGGTCCCATAAGCCAGGCGGTGGCTTTCGAAGGGCTGTTAGCCAGCGGCGACAGGTTCATCGAGAGGCTCAAAACAGGTTTTTCCGACGCGCGCCAGTGGCCCCAGCTTCTCCATATCGCCACCGATGGCGAGACATACGGGCACCATCACAGGTTTGGCGAGATGGCGCTGACCTACGCGCTCAACAAGTTCAAGGAATCGGAGGATGTGATCCTGACCAACTATGGCCAGTTCCTCTCCATCCACCCGCCCACGTTGCTGGTGGACATACACGATAATTCCTCCTGGTCGTGCGCCCACGGCGTGGAGCGGTGGAGGAGCGATTGCGGATGCAAGATCGGTAGCGGTCCGGGCTGGAACCAGAAATGGCGAGGCCCGTTGCGGCGGTCGCTGGAAATACTGAAGGTGGAGCTGGACAGCGTTTTCGAGAACGAGGGGGAGAAGGTTTTCAAAGACCCGTGGGAGGCGCGCAACGCTTACATAGAGGTGATCCTGGACAGGACGAGGCTTGCCCCGTTCCTGGAGGAGCATGCGCGCCGCCCGTTGCAGGGGGAGGACAGGATAAAGGCCGCCAAGCTCATGGAGTTCCAGCGGAACGCGATGCTCATGTTCACCTCTTGCGGGTGGTTTTTTGACGATGTCTCCGGCATCGAGACCCAGCAGATTTTAAAATACGCCGCCCGGGCCATACAGCTATGCGAGGATGTTTCAACAGCCCGTCCGGAAAAGGAATTTTTAAAAGCCCTCAAAGAGGCCAAAAGCAACATCCCGCAAAACGGCGACGCCGAGAAGATCTATTGCAAACACGCCTTGCCCGAAAAGGCTTCCCTGGCGCGGGTGATGGCCAACTCCGCCATCGTGGCCGCGCTGAACCAGGGCGGGGCGGACGGCCTGGGCGAGTCTTACGCGGTGGTGGAGAACGACAGGGTGAGTGAAGATTATGGCGATAACACTTTGTCGCTATGCCGGGCGGAGGTCTCCTCTTCTGTGACGCTGGAGAGCGCCTCCTTCCTGGTGGCCACGTTGCGCCTTGGCGGGTCCGACGTTACCTGCTTTGTAAAGCCGGACGGCGACGAGCTTTCCTTCGGCCCGGCCGTAAACGAAATATATTCCGCATGGCGCAGAAAACCCCTCACTGAGGTGATACGAAAGCTAGACTCAAACTTCGAGGGCGGGGAGACCTTCATGCTCAAAGACCTTTTTATCGAGCAGAGGAGAAAGACCGTGGCCGGCCTTATGTCCCATCACGTCAGCCGGTTCACGGACACGTATAAACAACTGTTCTTCGAGAACCGCAGGATGATGGACTATTTCACCGACGCGGGCGTTCCCATCCCCTCCGAACTGCGGATGGCCGCCCAGTACATCCTGGAAAAAGAGCTTCTTTCGGTGACTCGGGACCTTGAGAACGCCGACAATCTCGACAAGCTGGCGGACCTTATGTGGGACATCCAGCGGTGGGGGCTGGATGTGAATCTGAACGAGGCGCGCAAGGCGGCCGAGGCCGATTTGTGGAAGAAGATGAATGGCGTGGTGAAGGCGCATGACCTTTCCCCGGTCCCCTCGATGATTAAGACGTTGCTGAGCCTCAACGCCGCGGGCCTTCAAATAGACCTGTGGAGGATGCAAAACCTTTTCGCCGAGGTGTATTTTGAGTCGGGCCGGGCCAAGGACGACCCGTTCTATGGAAGCAGACAGCTGAAGAAGCTTGGGATATTGCTCAGCTTCTCCTACGCCGAACCCAAGACGCGGGAGGCGTAA